One Alkalicoccus halolimnae DNA segment encodes these proteins:
- the secA gene encoding preprotein translocase subunit SecA: MLGIIKKVMGDADARHLKKLDKLVEDTEAQGEEMKKLSDDDLRAKTEQFKKRHQDGESLDSLLPEAFAVVREASTRTLGMTHFRVQLVGGIVLHRGDIAEMKTGEGKTLVATLAVYLNALTGKGAHVITVNDYLARRDAEDMGKLYNFLGLTVGLNVAGMTKDEKREAYAADVTYGTNNEFGFDYLRDNMVTYKKQMVQRKLHFAIVDEVDSILIDEARTPLIISGAANRTSELYSTANSFVKMLKQDTDYTLEEKSKTVQLTEAGVNKAERIFNIENLFDSDHVQLNHHLNQALKAHKVMIRDEDYVVDGGEVAIVDQFTGRLMKGRRFSDGLHQAIEAKEGVKIKRESMTMASITFQNYFRMYEKLSGMTGTAKTEEEEFRNIYNMNVYSVPTNEPIVREDKSDLIYKSLASKQRAIVSKIEELYEKGQPVLVGTVSVDNSELISKMLKKKRIPHNVLNAKNHASEAEIIEQAGQQKAVTIATNMAGRGTDIKLGQGVADLGGLFVLGTERHESRRIDNQLRGRSGRQGDPGMSLFFLSLEDPLMRRFGSENMSKMMERLGMEEDQPIESKIITKAVEQAQKRVEGNNFDARKQLLQYDDVMREQRDVIYEQRDEVLDSENLRPVVEQMLESTVSRVVDSYTPEEEVPEDWNLQGLVEYVNITVLAEQEITEKDLNGLDPEEMIELIMDKVLEDYNKREEEFTSEQMREFERVILLRTVDTKWTSHIDQMDQLRQGINLRAYAQNDPLREYKFEGYEMFETMIASIEEEVSRYVMKAQIQSNLKREQVAEGKALHRDTADEQKAAEPDNKAQPFVKGETTGRNDPCPCGSGKKYKNCHGKEEA, translated from the coding sequence ATGTTAGGTATAATTAAGAAAGTGATGGGAGATGCCGATGCCCGTCATTTAAAAAAATTAGATAAACTTGTAGAGGATACGGAAGCTCAGGGAGAAGAGATGAAGAAACTGAGCGACGATGACCTGCGTGCCAAAACAGAGCAGTTTAAAAAGCGTCACCAGGACGGAGAATCTCTGGACTCTCTTCTTCCGGAAGCGTTTGCAGTAGTACGGGAAGCATCTACCAGAACGCTGGGTATGACGCATTTCCGGGTGCAGCTCGTCGGTGGTATCGTTCTTCACCGCGGAGACATTGCAGAAATGAAGACAGGGGAAGGTAAAACGCTCGTAGCTACTCTGGCGGTGTATTTAAATGCACTGACCGGAAAAGGGGCCCACGTCATAACAGTGAACGATTACCTTGCGCGCCGTGACGCAGAAGATATGGGGAAACTGTACAATTTTCTCGGCCTTACAGTAGGTTTGAATGTTGCCGGAATGACGAAAGATGAAAAAAGAGAAGCATATGCTGCTGATGTTACTTACGGTACTAATAATGAATTTGGATTTGATTACCTCCGGGACAACATGGTTACGTACAAAAAACAAATGGTCCAGCGCAAGCTCCATTTCGCGATTGTCGATGAAGTCGACTCGATATTAATCGATGAAGCCCGGACGCCGCTTATTATTTCCGGAGCGGCTAACCGCACCTCCGAATTATACAGTACCGCCAATTCGTTTGTGAAAATGCTGAAGCAGGATACTGACTATACATTAGAAGAAAAGTCAAAAACAGTTCAGCTTACAGAAGCCGGTGTAAATAAAGCGGAACGAATCTTTAATATTGAGAATTTGTTTGATTCTGACCACGTTCAGTTAAATCACCACTTGAATCAGGCACTCAAGGCTCATAAAGTTATGATCCGTGATGAAGATTACGTGGTCGACGGCGGTGAAGTGGCGATTGTCGACCAGTTCACAGGCCGCTTGATGAAAGGCCGGCGCTTCAGCGACGGTCTTCATCAGGCGATTGAAGCGAAAGAAGGTGTCAAAATCAAGCGGGAAAGCATGACGATGGCGTCTATTACATTCCAGAACTACTTCCGTATGTATGAAAAGCTTTCCGGAATGACAGGTACAGCTAAAACAGAGGAAGAAGAATTTCGTAATATTTATAATATGAATGTTTACTCGGTACCGACAAACGAGCCGATCGTCCGGGAAGATAAGTCTGACTTAATCTACAAATCCCTGGCGAGCAAACAGCGGGCCATTGTTAGTAAAATAGAAGAGCTCTACGAAAAAGGTCAGCCTGTGCTGGTAGGTACAGTGAGCGTGGATAACTCTGAGCTTATTTCAAAAATGCTCAAAAAGAAACGAATCCCCCACAACGTTCTGAACGCTAAAAATCACGCAAGTGAAGCCGAAATTATCGAACAGGCAGGCCAGCAGAAAGCTGTAACCATTGCTACAAACATGGCCGGACGAGGAACGGATATAAAGTTGGGTCAGGGGGTAGCTGATCTTGGCGGCCTGTTTGTGCTTGGAACGGAGCGCCATGAATCGCGTCGTATTGATAACCAGCTCCGCGGTCGTTCCGGACGTCAGGGAGATCCTGGTATGTCCCTTTTCTTTCTTTCTCTGGAAGATCCGCTCATGCGCCGGTTTGGTTCAGAAAATATGAGTAAAATGATGGAAAGACTTGGCATGGAAGAAGATCAGCCTATTGAGAGTAAAATCATTACGAAAGCGGTAGAGCAGGCACAGAAGCGGGTTGAAGGCAACAACTTTGATGCGCGTAAGCAGCTCCTTCAGTATGATGACGTCATGCGCGAGCAGCGCGATGTGATATACGAACAGCGTGATGAAGTGCTGGATTCAGAAAATCTCCGGCCGGTCGTGGAGCAGATGCTGGAATCTACGGTCTCCAGAGTCGTTGATTCTTATACCCCGGAAGAAGAAGTTCCAGAAGACTGGAACCTGCAGGGCCTTGTTGAATACGTCAACATCACTGTGCTTGCGGAACAGGAGATTACGGAAAAAGATCTGAACGGTCTCGATCCTGAAGAAATGATCGAACTGATCATGGATAAAGTGCTCGAAGATTACAACAAGCGGGAGGAAGAATTTACTTCTGAACAGATGCGCGAATTTGAACGCGTTATTCTGCTTCGTACTGTAGATACGAAATGGACCTCTCATATTGACCAGATGGACCAGCTCCGCCAGGGGATCAATCTCCGTGCTTATGCGCAGAATGATCCTCTTCGGGAGTATAAATTCGAAGGATACGAAATGTTTGAAACAATGATTGCTTCGATTGAAGAAGAGGTATCCCGCTACGTGATGAAAGCACAGATTCAATCGAATCTGAAGCGGGAGCAGGTAGCAGAAGGGAAGGCTCTCCATCGGGATACAGCTGACGAGCAGAAAGCAGCAGAGCCTGATAACAAAGCCCAGCCTTTTGTAAAAGGAGAAACAACAGGAAGAAACGACCCTTGTCCATGTGGATCAGGTAAGAAATACAAAAACTGTCACGGAAAAGAAGAAGCGTAA
- a CDS encoding single-stranded DNA-binding protein, with product MLNQFIFIGRIAKTPQLITTQNGSSLTRFTLAVRRPYRNTNGSYDTDFVQIVSWNKLAERVADYCGTGSLVSVKGRVQMRQLLVNEDKQIWVPDVVADHVTFLKLNKISTDGTPEYDEEEIGFETSEEVAAVNEFLT from the coding sequence ATGTTGAATCAGTTTATTTTTATTGGAAGAATCGCAAAAACACCCCAGTTAATTACCACCCAGAATGGATCCTCTCTCACCCGCTTCACCCTTGCTGTAAGGCGGCCCTACCGCAATACAAACGGCAGTTACGATACAGATTTTGTCCAAATTGTCTCCTGGAACAAACTCGCTGAAAGAGTCGCCGACTACTGTGGTACCGGATCTCTTGTTTCCGTTAAGGGACGCGTGCAGATGCGCCAGCTCTTGGTTAATGAAGATAAACAGATTTGGGTGCCGGATGTCGTTGCCGATCACGTCACGTTTTTAAAGCTGAATAAAATAAGCACAGACGGAACACCGGAATATGATGAAGAAGAGATCGGTTTCGAGACTTCTGAAGAGGTTGCTGCCGTTAACGAGTTTCTTACTTAA
- a CDS encoding cold-shock protein yields MLGRVKWFNAEKGFGFIEVEDGEDIFVHYSAIDQEGYKSLEEGQEVEFDVVEGARGPQASNVMKK; encoded by the coding sequence ATGCTGGGAAGAGTAAAATGGTTTAATGCAGAAAAAGGGTTTGGATTTATTGAGGTGGAGGATGGGGAAGACATATTTGTTCATTACTCCGCTATAGATCAGGAAGGTTACAAATCGCTGGAAGAAGGTCAGGAAGTGGAATTCGATGTTGTTGAAGGTGCGCGTGGACCTCAAGCTTCCAACGTTATGAAAAAGTAA
- the fdhF gene encoding formate dehydrogenase subunit alpha — translation MSSEVSIQVNGKVAKATEGKSVLDHLNESDVDVPQICYHKSLGAIKTCDTCIVEVDGELVRSCDKKISKGTKVDTQHQDVKDAQVIAMDRILHNHELYCTVCDYNNGSCEIHNTVKDMKIEHQSIPFEPKPAPKDESHPYYRYDPDQCILCGRCVEACQDVQVTETLSIDWNSPHPRVIWDNDVAINESSCVSCGHCSTVCPCNAMMEKSMEGKAGYMTGMDQKTLRPMIELTKNVETGYGSILAISDMEASMRDSKIEKTKTVCTYCGVGCSFDVWTQGREILKIEPQEEAPANGISTCVKGKFGWDFVNSEQRLKKPLIREGDAFREAEWEEAYELINNKMQGISRDHGKDALSFISSSKTTNEESYLMQKLARSVFGTNNVDNCSRYCQTPATEGLFRTVGHGGDSGSITDIQEAELVLVIGSNTAESHPVLATRVKSSQKLRNQKLIVSDLRRHEMASRADVFIQPKSGSDLVWLSAVTKYIVDNNLHDASFIAEKVNGMEEYLQTIEKFTLDYAEKNTGLTREEIINVAEMIAEADTVCSLWAMGVTQHVGGSDTSTAISNLMLITGNYGKPGAGTYPLRGHNNVQGASDFGSMPNAFPGYQKVTDDKIRHKFEKGWGTELSGEIGLNNHQMVDAIHDGKLKAMYLKGEDMGIVDSNINYVHAAFEKLDFFVVQDIFLSKTAEFADVVLPASPSLEKDGTFTNTERRFQRLYQALEPLGDSKPDWKIIMDIANKAGASWNYAHPSEVMEEAASLTPLFAGVTYERLEGYNSLQWPVEADGTDTPLLFEKEFPFPDGKARLYSVDWTPILEHGDEYDLHVNNGRLLEHFHEGNMTYKSDGITSKTPGNFLEVSPELAEERGLESGTLVRLTSPYGVVKVSCLVTDRVKGKEVYLPMNDSGEGAINLLTSSYADKDTDTPAYKEISAKMEILKVKGDSPLPRINHRNGNPQPQIGVQVEEKWKRKDYVFPGDIVRKGAKTNG, via the coding sequence ATGAGTAGTGAAGTTTCCATTCAGGTAAACGGGAAGGTTGCAAAAGCCACCGAAGGAAAATCTGTGCTGGATCATTTGAATGAAAGTGATGTAGACGTCCCTCAAATCTGTTACCACAAAAGCCTTGGTGCCATTAAAACGTGTGACACATGTATTGTGGAAGTTGACGGCGAGCTTGTTCGTTCCTGTGATAAAAAAATCAGTAAAGGCACGAAAGTGGATACTCAGCATCAGGACGTAAAAGATGCCCAGGTCATTGCCATGGATCGTATTCTTCATAATCACGAGCTCTACTGCACTGTCTGTGATTATAATAACGGCAGCTGTGAAATCCATAATACGGTTAAAGACATGAAAATTGAACATCAATCCATACCTTTCGAACCAAAACCTGCTCCAAAGGATGAATCCCACCCCTACTATCGATACGACCCTGACCAGTGTATTCTCTGCGGGCGCTGTGTCGAAGCATGTCAGGATGTTCAGGTTACCGAAACACTCTCCATCGACTGGAACAGTCCCCATCCGCGCGTTATCTGGGATAACGATGTAGCGATTAACGAATCTTCCTGCGTTTCCTGCGGCCACTGCTCCACCGTCTGCCCGTGTAACGCAATGATGGAAAAATCAATGGAAGGAAAAGCCGGTTACATGACCGGAATGGATCAGAAAACCCTCCGTCCGATGATCGAGCTTACTAAAAACGTAGAAACAGGTTACGGTTCTATTCTTGCTATTTCTGATATGGAAGCTTCCATGAGAGATTCAAAAATCGAAAAAACCAAAACCGTATGTACATACTGCGGGGTCGGGTGCAGTTTTGACGTCTGGACACAAGGCCGCGAAATACTTAAAATCGAACCTCAGGAAGAAGCACCGGCAAACGGCATTTCCACCTGTGTAAAAGGGAAGTTCGGCTGGGATTTTGTTAACAGCGAACAGCGTTTAAAAAAGCCGCTTATACGTGAAGGTGACGCTTTCCGCGAAGCTGAATGGGAAGAAGCCTACGAACTTATTAATAACAAAATGCAGGGGATCAGCAGGGATCATGGTAAAGATGCCCTGAGTTTTATCAGTTCTTCCAAAACAACAAACGAAGAATCCTACTTAATGCAGAAACTTGCGCGGAGCGTCTTCGGCACAAACAACGTGGATAACTGTTCCCGTTACTGCCAGACACCTGCGACAGAAGGTCTCTTCCGCACTGTCGGACACGGCGGCGACTCCGGAAGCATTACAGACATTCAGGAAGCCGAGCTTGTACTGGTAATCGGATCCAACACAGCCGAATCCCATCCTGTGCTTGCTACACGTGTAAAGAGCTCTCAGAAGCTTCGTAATCAGAAACTGATTGTTTCCGATCTCCGCCGGCATGAGATGGCTTCCCGGGCGGATGTTTTCATCCAGCCTAAATCAGGTTCCGATCTCGTCTGGCTTTCAGCTGTTACAAAGTACATTGTAGACAATAATCTGCACGATGCTTCATTTATTGCAGAAAAAGTAAACGGGATGGAAGAATACCTGCAGACTATCGAAAAATTCACTCTGGATTATGCCGAAAAAAATACCGGTCTTACAAGAGAAGAAATTATTAACGTAGCTGAAATGATCGCGGAAGCCGACACAGTATGCAGCCTGTGGGCAATGGGAGTAACCCAGCATGTCGGCGGCAGTGATACAAGTACAGCAATTTCCAACCTTATGCTCATTACAGGCAACTACGGCAAACCCGGTGCAGGCACCTACCCGCTCCGAGGACACAATAATGTTCAGGGCGCCAGCGACTTCGGAAGCATGCCGAACGCGTTCCCTGGCTACCAGAAGGTTACCGATGATAAGATCCGCCACAAGTTTGAAAAAGGATGGGGAACCGAACTTTCCGGAGAAATCGGCCTTAATAACCACCAGATGGTCGATGCCATCCATGACGGAAAGTTAAAAGCAATGTACCTGAAAGGAGAAGACATGGGAATTGTCGACTCCAACATTAACTACGTGCACGCCGCTTTTGAAAAACTTGATTTCTTTGTTGTACAGGATATTTTCCTTTCCAAAACAGCAGAGTTTGCAGACGTCGTCCTGCCGGCAAGTCCGAGTCTCGAAAAAGACGGTACATTTACGAATACAGAAAGACGTTTCCAGCGTCTGTATCAGGCATTAGAACCGCTTGGGGATTCCAAACCGGATTGGAAAATTATTATGGATATTGCCAACAAAGCGGGTGCTTCGTGGAATTATGCCCATCCTAGTGAAGTGATGGAGGAAGCAGCTTCTCTGACTCCTTTGTTTGCCGGAGTCACCTATGAACGCCTGGAAGGGTATAACAGCCTGCAGTGGCCTGTGGAAGCGGACGGAACAGATACACCGCTTCTATTTGAGAAAGAATTTCCGTTCCCGGATGGAAAAGCAAGACTCTACTCTGTGGATTGGACGCCGATTCTCGAACACGGCGATGAATACGATCTTCACGTCAACAACGGCCGGCTGCTCGAACATTTCCATGAAGGCAATATGACTTACAAGTCTGATGGCATTACAAGTAAAACACCGGGGAATTTCCTTGAAGTATCTCCCGAGCTTGCAGAAGAACGCGGTCTTGAGAGCGGTACACTCGTCAGGCTGACTTCTCCATACGGTGTTGTAAAAGTCTCCTGCCTTGTAACGGACAGAGTAAAAGGTAAGGAAGTATATCTCCCTATGAACGATTCAGGAGAAGGAGCTATCAATCTCCTTACAAGCAGCTATGCCGATAAAGATACGGATACGCCGGCGTACAAAGAAATTTCTGCAAAAATGGAAATACTGAAAGTGAAAGGAGACAGCCCGCTTCCGCGTATCAATCATAGAAACGGAAACCCGCAGCCGCAGATCGGTGTCCAGGTTGAAGAAAAATGGAAACGTAAAGACTATGTCTTCCCCGGCGACATTGTAAGGAAAGGGGCAAAAACGAATGGCTAA
- the ptsG gene encoding glucose-specific PTS transporter subunit IIBC, which produces MASNAFGVLQKIGRSLMLPVALLPAAGLLLALGDAMQNPDMIEVFGFLENPVVEIIATMMQEAGDVVFANLALLFAVGVAIGLADGDGVAGLAAIIGFLIINITMGVLEGVQPEMIGADAPEYAMVLGIPTLATGVFGGIIAGLLGAYMYKRFYNIELPSYLGFFAGKRFVPIVTAGSSILIGIAMFFIWPFIQDGLNTFSYFMTESNRTLSTFIFGVIERSLIPFGLHHIFYSPFWFEFGTYTSAAGEIVRGDQQIFFQQIRDGAELTAGAYMTGKYPFMMFGLPAAALAIYHCARPENKKVVAGIMGSAALTSFLTGITEPIEFSFLFVAPLLFAIHAVFAGLSFMTMHLLGVQIGQTFSGGAIDFFLYGILPNRTEWWLVIPVGLVFALIYYFGFRFAIQKFNLMTPGREKPDEDADGQKGGKAGNDELPYEVLKAFGGKENLSYLDACITRLRITVEDTESVDKKRLKELGASGVMQINNNVQAIFGPRSETIKGQMQDIIKGKAPSEPEQTPEKTGGPVKSSITVSMPLQGELKPLSEVPDDMFAQKMMGDGFAIEPSDGKVVSPVDGKIVQLFHTKHAIGLESEDGTEILIHVGIDTVNMKGEGFETFVQQGDTVRIGDKLLEFDLEKVRNEAKASITPVIFTNLEENQSIEIDEPGNVERGDTGQVRVS; this is translated from the coding sequence ATGGCAAGTAATGCTTTTGGCGTATTACAGAAGATCGGCCGCTCACTTATGCTGCCTGTCGCTCTTCTTCCGGCAGCCGGTTTGCTGCTCGCTCTTGGTGACGCAATGCAGAACCCGGATATGATTGAGGTTTTCGGATTTCTGGAAAATCCGGTTGTGGAAATAATAGCAACCATGATGCAGGAAGCTGGTGACGTTGTGTTCGCCAACCTTGCTCTGCTTTTTGCTGTCGGGGTTGCTATTGGACTGGCAGATGGAGACGGAGTTGCCGGTCTCGCTGCTATTATCGGTTTCTTAATTATTAATATTACGATGGGTGTCCTCGAAGGCGTCCAGCCTGAAATGATTGGGGCTGACGCTCCGGAATATGCGATGGTGCTCGGTATACCCACACTTGCTACCGGGGTTTTCGGCGGGATAATCGCCGGTCTGCTCGGGGCCTATATGTACAAACGCTTCTACAATATTGAACTGCCTTCTTATTTAGGCTTCTTTGCAGGAAAGCGTTTTGTTCCTATCGTTACGGCAGGATCCTCCATTTTGATTGGTATAGCGATGTTCTTCATCTGGCCTTTCATTCAGGACGGACTGAACACGTTCTCTTATTTCATGACAGAATCCAACCGAACGTTGTCGACTTTTATTTTTGGTGTAATTGAACGTTCCCTTATCCCGTTTGGTCTGCACCATATTTTCTATTCACCTTTCTGGTTTGAATTCGGAACGTATACGAGTGCAGCAGGCGAAATTGTACGCGGAGATCAGCAGATTTTCTTCCAGCAGATCCGTGATGGTGCTGAACTTACAGCCGGAGCTTACATGACTGGTAAGTATCCGTTTATGATGTTCGGTCTTCCTGCAGCGGCTCTTGCCATTTATCACTGTGCCCGCCCGGAAAATAAAAAAGTTGTTGCCGGAATCATGGGTTCTGCAGCTTTAACTTCTTTTCTTACCGGTATTACTGAGCCTATCGAATTCAGTTTCTTATTTGTTGCACCCCTCCTGTTTGCCATTCACGCAGTGTTCGCAGGACTTTCCTTTATGACGATGCACCTTCTCGGTGTTCAGATCGGCCAGACGTTCTCGGGTGGTGCGATTGACTTCTTCCTATACGGAATTCTGCCGAACAGGACGGAATGGTGGCTCGTTATCCCAGTCGGTCTTGTATTCGCCCTTATTTACTACTTCGGATTCCGTTTTGCGATTCAGAAGTTTAACCTTATGACTCCCGGGCGTGAAAAGCCCGATGAGGACGCTGATGGTCAAAAAGGCGGAAAAGCAGGCAACGATGAACTTCCTTACGAAGTACTGAAAGCATTCGGTGGAAAAGAAAATCTTTCCTATCTCGATGCTTGTATTACACGTCTTCGTATTACTGTAGAAGATACAGAGTCAGTAGATAAAAAACGCTTAAAAGAGCTTGGCGCCTCCGGTGTTATGCAGATCAACAATAATGTACAGGCTATTTTCGGCCCTCGTTCTGAAACGATTAAAGGGCAGATGCAGGATATTATTAAAGGGAAAGCTCCTTCTGAACCCGAACAAACCCCTGAAAAAACAGGTGGTCCCGTAAAAAGCAGCATTACCGTTTCCATGCCGCTGCAAGGAGAATTAAAGCCTCTTTCTGAAGTGCCGGACGATATGTTCGCACAGAAAATGATGGGAGACGGTTTTGCTATCGAACCATCGGACGGAAAAGTCGTTTCGCCGGTAGATGGAAAGATCGTTCAACTGTTTCATACAAAGCATGCAATCGGTCTCGAATCAGAAGATGGAACGGAAATTCTCATACACGTAGGTATCGACACCGTTAACATGAAGGGCGAAGGCTTCGAAACATTCGTCCAGCAGGGAGATACGGTTCGAATCGGAGATAAGCTGCTGGAGTTTGACCTGGAAAAAGTAAGAAACGAAGCAAAAGCTTCCATTACTCCAGTCATCTTCACGAATCTTGAAGAAAATCAGTCGATAGAGATTGATGAGCCTGGAAATGTCGAACGTGGAGACACCGGCCAGGTACGAGTTTCATAA
- a CDS encoding DUF1641 domain-containing protein, giving the protein MAKPTRQINIAPVSEEEARKEALEEIQTALIDNKESVLSTIELLNNINKSGVTSLLNGLFSEGDKVLDVIVTEASKAENTNAIKNILLLMGTLGTLNIKELEPILLKVNNGVQRVSDDPEPDATTGYVDLFKKLKDPEVNRSLTLLIRFLEGMGEETESEERN; this is encoded by the coding sequence ATGGCTAAACCAACACGCCAGATCAATATCGCTCCCGTCTCCGAAGAAGAGGCCCGTAAAGAAGCGTTGGAAGAAATACAAACAGCGCTTATTGACAATAAAGAGTCAGTGCTGAGCACCATTGAGCTCCTGAATAATATTAATAAAAGCGGAGTGACGAGTCTTTTAAACGGTCTGTTTTCCGAAGGAGACAAGGTGCTTGATGTCATCGTGACGGAAGCTTCCAAAGCTGAAAACACGAACGCCATCAAAAATATTCTTCTGCTGATGGGAACTCTCGGCACATTGAACATTAAAGAACTCGAACCGATATTACTGAAAGTGAACAATGGGGTGCAGCGGGTTTCCGACGATCCGGAACCTGATGCTACAACCGGCTACGTCGATTTATTTAAGAAACTGAAAGATCCTGAAGTAAACCGTTCCCTGACTCTTCTTATCCGTTTTCTGGAAGGTATGGGTGAAGAAACGGAAAGTGAAGAGAGGAACTAA
- the hpf gene encoding ribosome hibernation-promoting factor, HPF/YfiA family codes for MNFNIRGENMEITDALRDHVEKKVSKLERYFESTPSSDVHVKMSVLNKEQKVEITIPMPKLLLRAEEKHNDMYAAVDLVIEKLERQIRKHKTKVNRKYRGDDSLKYMFKNELEPLAEEEFPEEDYEIVRTKRFDLKPMDAEEAILQMDMLGHNFFVFSNSVNGDTNVVYKRRDGRYGLIEPE; via the coding sequence ATGAATTTCAACATTCGTGGCGAGAACATGGAAATTACTGATGCACTTAGAGATCATGTAGAAAAGAAGGTAAGCAAACTGGAGAGGTACTTCGAATCCACCCCTTCTTCTGATGTGCATGTGAAAATGAGTGTATTAAACAAAGAGCAGAAGGTCGAAATTACGATTCCAATGCCAAAACTCCTTCTTCGTGCAGAAGAAAAGCATAACGATATGTATGCGGCAGTAGACCTTGTTATTGAAAAGCTGGAACGCCAGATCCGTAAACATAAAACGAAAGTAAACCGCAAATACCGCGGAGATGACAGCTTAAAGTATATGTTTAAAAATGAACTGGAACCTTTGGCAGAAGAAGAATTTCCTGAAGAAGATTACGAAATTGTCCGTACGAAACGCTTTGACTTAAAACCGATGGATGCAGAAGAAGCGATTTTGCAGATGGATATGCTCGGGCACAACTTCTTCGTGTTCTCGAATTCAGTTAACGGAGATACAAATGTCGTTTATAAACGGCGCGACGGCCGGTACGGGCTGATCGAACCGGAATAA
- the glcT gene encoding glucose PTS transporter transcription antiterminator GlcT — protein MVTVVKVLNNNVVIASHPDYDEVVLIGKGLGFGKKHGQEIAGEQAEKFFVLRNLEEQEQYKNLLEYVDENFIALMGEEIERLETTFRSSLNEHIHVGLTDHLYFAVKRIQQGQGIKNPFLKETELAYPLEYQAAAELAERFDKALGIRIPEGEIGFITLHIHSALTNRDLTQINRHTQLISELVRYIETAFQIDIDRNDINYLRLVRHLNHAVERVDNEDHAENQENLLKLLQTEYPLCYDLSWKLMKVMQQRLKKRVPDAEAVYLTLHIQRLLSGERNRI, from the coding sequence ATGGTGACCGTAGTCAAAGTTTTAAACAATAACGTCGTCATCGCTTCCCATCCGGATTACGATGAAGTTGTCCTTATAGGAAAGGGACTCGGCTTTGGAAAGAAACACGGGCAGGAGATAGCGGGGGAACAGGCAGAAAAATTTTTCGTGCTTCGGAATCTGGAAGAACAGGAACAATATAAAAACCTCCTTGAATATGTTGATGAAAATTTTATTGCTTTAATGGGGGAGGAAATCGAACGTCTCGAAACGACCTTCCGTTCCTCCCTTAATGAACATATACACGTTGGATTAACGGACCATCTCTACTTCGCAGTCAAGCGCATTCAACAGGGACAGGGAATTAAGAATCCTTTTCTTAAGGAAACAGAACTTGCTTATCCGCTGGAATATCAGGCTGCAGCAGAGCTTGCCGAGCGTTTCGACAAAGCCCTCGGGATACGCATTCCAGAAGGTGAAATAGGCTTTATCACCCTGCACATTCACAGTGCCCTCACCAACCGTGACCTCACTCAAATCAACCGTCATACCCAGCTTATAAGCGAACTCGTCAGATACATTGAAACTGCTTTTCAAATCGATATCGACCGCAATGATATCAATTACCTCCGTCTTGTCCGTCATTTAAATCATGCTGTAGAGCGGGTTGATAATGAAGACCATGCAGAAAATCAGGAAAATTTATTAAAATTATTGCAGACAGAATATCCGCTGTGCTATGATCTTAGTTGGAAGCTGATGAAAGTCATGCAGCAGCGCCTGAAAAAAAGAGTTCCTGATGCAGAAGCAGTTTATCTGACGCTTCATATTCAGAGACTTCTTTCCGGCGAACGCAATCGAATATAA